The stretch of DNA CAGGGCAGCAGCAGCCTTTCTTCCTAAAGGGATAAGTCTTTCCCGCCCGCCTTTTCCCAATACCCTTACATACCCGTACGACAGGTCTATATTCTCGAGGTCAAGGCCGGCGAGCTCGCTGACGCGCATCCCCGCCGCGTAAAGGAGTTCCAGGACGGCCTTGTCGCGTAATCCCGCCCCTTCTGAGAGCGCGGGTTGTTCCAGAACTTTGCTGATTTCATCCTGTTCCAGATACCTGGGCAGTTTTTTAGGGATTTTGGGCGTGGATACATCTTTAAGCGGGTTTTGGGCCAGGATTTCTTTTTTAATCAGGTAGCGATAAAAGCTCCGCAGCGCGGCCAGGCGGCGTGCTATCGTCGGTTTGGCCAGCTCTTTTTTATTCAAATGTATCAGGTATTTCCTGATAACACTATGATCTATTTTCTCCAGTTCCAAGCAATCAAGGTTATAACCCATCTCTTGTTCCAGGAAAGCGAAAAAATCCATCCAATCGCTATTATAAGACTTTATAGTGTGTTGGGCCATATTTTTTTCACTTTCCAAATAAATAAAAAAACTGTCAACCAAGGTTGTTAACAACATCTCCCTCAATTCCCTCCGCTGCTTTCCATTTTTCCAGGGTCTCCAGGGCACGCCGGGCAATCAGCATCTTCTTGTGTTTTTTGTCTTTGATTTTCTCGTTCCAGGGCGGCAGCAGGCCGAAAGTGA from Peptococcaceae bacterium encodes:
- the xerC gene encoding tyrosine recombinase XerC — encoded protein: MLLTTLVDSFFIYLESEKNMAQHTIKSYNSDWMDFFAFLEQEMGYNLDCLELEKIDHSVIRKYLIHLNKKELAKPTIARRLAALRSFYRYLIKKEILAQNPLKDVSTPKIPKKLPRYLEQDEISKVLEQPALSEGAGLRDKAVLELLYAAGMRVSELAGLDLENIDLSYGYVRVLGKGGRERLIPLGRKAAAALAVYLEKVRPLWNTQKSKALFLNQRGGRLSDRSIRSIVKKYCLLASVRECVSPHGFRHSFASHLLDNGADLRVVQELLGHKKISSTQVYTHVSRSQLRKVYHLAHPRA